The proteins below come from a single Juglans regia cultivar Chandler chromosome 12, Walnut 2.0, whole genome shotgun sequence genomic window:
- the LOC108982656 gene encoding pumilio homolog 1-like encodes MVTDTYSKMAPDVSVRSVLKNNDYDEDLGVLMREQRRQQEEFTDREKELGMYRSGSAPPTVEGSLSAVGGLFDASGVVGFKKNSGQGPVSEDELRADPMYVNYYHSNVNLNPRLPPPLLSKEERRFAHRLSDGGAGPAVGGIGDRRRVSRGNEESRNGDGNRSLFSVQPGYGRKEENGKGTAEWAGDGLIGLPGLGLGSGQKSIAEIIQEDIHTSSVSRHPSRPGSRNAFDNGVETSESHFAHLHHELASMDALHSGGHKQGISGSQNVGASASHTYASALGASLSRSSTPDPQLVARAPSPRIPPVGGGRASSLDKRSFSGSDSFNGVSPGFNDSTDHLVATLSGMNLSANGLGDNSRSELQHESDAHRDLFNLEGEKDHIKQHSYLNKSESAHFHLGPHSAKGSYPNIGNSSGVEMDLNNLLKADKKIELHKHVVSSANSYLKGPSTPTFNGRGSSPSHNQNSENMNSPFQNYGLSGYTIDPSSPSMMASQLGIANLPPLFENPTAASALGLSGMGSRVFGGLSLGPNLLAAADLQNISRLTNHTAGSALQVPLMDPLYLQYLRSNEYAAAQVAALNDTAMDRECMGNSYLNIIEAQKAYLGALLSPQKSHLGIPYLGKSAGLNHGYYGNPALGLGMSYAGSPLAGPLLPGSPIGSGSPVRHSERNMRFPGMRNLAGGVMGAWQSEVGGDLDETLAATLLDEFKSNKTKSFELSEIAGNVVEFSADQYGSRFIQQKLETATAEEKNMVFDEIMPQALSLMTDVFGNYVIQKFFEHGTTSQIRELADQLNGHVLTLSLQMYGCRVIQKAIEVVDLDQQTKMVKELDGHVMRCVRDQNGNHVIQKCIECIPEDAIQFIVSTFYDQVVTLSTHPYGCRVIQRILEHCDDAKTQQIMMDEVLRSVIMLAQDQYGNYVVQHVLEHGKPHERSAIINKLTGQIVQMSQQKFASNVIEKCLSFGTQTERQTLVNEMLGSTDENEPLQVMMKDQFANYVVQKVLETCDDQQLELILNRIKVHLNALKKYTYGKHIVARVEKLVAAGERRISIMNPHPAQMA; translated from the exons ATGGTCACCGATACTTATTCAAAGATGGCGCCTGATGTTTCAGTGAGATCAGTGCTCAAAAACAACGATTATGACGAGGATTTGGGGGTGTTGATGAGGGAGCAAAGACGGCAACAGGAGGAGTTCACAGACAGAGAGAAGGAACTCGGTATGTACCGAAGTGGGTCGGCCCCACCAACGGTCGAGGGCTCGCTGAGCGCTGTGGGGGGATTATTCGATGCCTCGGGGGTAGTGGGTTTCAAGAAAAACAGTGGGCAAGGGCCGGTGAGCGAGGATGAACTTCGGGCTGACCCCATGTACGTAAATTATTACCATTCGAATGTGAATCTGAACCCACGGCTGCCGCCGCCGCTGCTGTCGAAGGAGGAGAGGCGGTTTGCACATCGGTTGAGTGACGGCGGCGCGGGCCCGGCGGTGGGAGGAATCGGTGATAGGAGGAGAGTGAGTAGAGGTAATGAAGAGAGTAGGAACGGGGATGGGAATCGGTCGCTATTTTCGGTGCAGCCAGGGTATGGTAGAAAGGAGGAGAATGGGAAGGGTACAGCGGAGTGGGCTGGCGATGGGTTAATTGGCTTGCCTGGTTTGGGGCTAGGGAGCGGGCAGAAGAGTATTGCAGAGATCATTCAG GAGGATATACATACATCATCTGTCTCTAGGCACCCATCTCGCCCTGGCAGCCGAAATGCATTTGATAATGGTGTTGAGACTTCAGAATCCCATTTTGCTCATTTGCACCATGAATTGGCGTCTATGGATGCTTTGCATTCTGGTGGGCATAAGCAAGGGATTTCAGGGTCACAAAATGTTGGTGCATCAGCTTCTCATACATATGCTTCTGCCTTAGGTGCCTCCTTGTCGAGGAGCAGCACACCTGACCCTCAACTTGTGGCTAGGGCACCAAGCCCTCGTATTCCACCTGTCGGAGGAGGGAGGGCCAGCTCATTGGATAAAAGAAGTTTTAGTGGATCAGACTCATTCAATGGTGTCTCACCTGGTTTCAATGACTCTACTGATCATCTGGTTGCTACTTTGTCTGGAATGAACCTGTCAGCAAATGGTTTGGGAGACAATTCAAGGTCAGAACTGCAACATGAAAGTGATGCTCACCGTGACCTATTCAATTTGGAGGGCGAGAAGGATCATATAAAACAACATTCATACTTAAACAAGTCTGAATCTGCGCATTTTCATCTGGGCCCCCATTCAGCTAAAGGATCATATCCAAACATTGGTAATAGCAGTGGGGTTGAGATGGATCTGAACAATTTATTGAAGGCTGATAAGAAAATAGAACTCCATAAACATGTTGTATCATCTGCTAACTCTTACTTGAAAGGACCATCTACACCAACTTTCAATGGCCGAGGAAGCTCACCTTCTCACAATCAGAATTCGGAAAATATGAATTCCCCATTTCAAAACTATGGCTTGAGTGGGTATACCATTGATCCTTCATCGCCATCGATGATGGCTAGCCAGCTTGGGATTGCTAATTTGCCACCATTATTTGAAAATCCTACTGCTGCATCTGCATTGGGCCTTAGTGGCATGGGCTCTAGAGTATTTGGAGGTCTGTCTTTAGGACCAAATTTGTTGGCAGCAGCAGATTTGCAGAATATTAGCAGATTGACAAATCACACTGCTGGAAGTGCCCTTCAGGTGCCACTGATGGACCCGTTGTATCTTCAGTACTTGAGATCAAACGAGTATGCTGCTGCGCAGGTTGCTGCCCTTAATGACACAGCAATGGATAGAGAATGTATGGGTAATTCATACCTGAATATAATCGAAGCCCAGAAAGCTTATTTGGGGGCATTGCTTTCACCTCAGAAGTCACACTTAGGTATTCCTTACCTTGGTAAATCTGCTGGCTTGAATCATGGTTATTACGGAAATCCAGCATTAGGTCTTGGGATGTCATATGCTGGAAGCCCATTGGCTGGTCCTCTTCTTCCCGGCTCCCCTATTGGATCAGGCAGTCCTGTCCGGCACAGTGAGCGAAACATGCGTTTTCCTGGCATGAGGAATTTAGCTGGGGGTGTCATGGGTGCTTGGCAGTCAGAAGTCGGCGGTGACTTGGATGAAACTCTTGCAGCCACTTTACTAGATGAGTTTAAGAGCAATAAAACTAAATCTTTTGAACTTTCAGAAATTGCAGGAAATGTTGTTGAGTTCAG TGCCGATCAGTATGGTAGTCGATTTATTCAACAGAAACTTGAAACTGCCACAGCTGAAGAGAAAAACATGGTTTTTGATGAAATTATGCCCCAAGCACTTTCATTAATGACTGATGTCTTTGGTAATTATGTGATTCAGAAG ttTTTTGAGCATGGAACCACGTCCCAAATAAGAGAACTGGCTGACCAGCTCAATGGTCACGTGCTGACCCTTAGCCTTCAAATGTATGGCTGCCGGGTTATCCAGAAG GCTATAGAAGTTGTTGATCTGGATCAGCAGACTAAAATGGTCAAGGAGCTGGATGGTCATGTTATGCGTTGTGTACGCGATCAAAATGGGAACCATGTCATCCAGAAGTGTATTGAATGCATACCTGAAGATGCCATCCAGTTTATTGTTTCAACATTTTATGATCAAGTTGTGACTCTTTCTACTCATCCATATGGCTGTCGTGTCATACAG AGAATCCTGGAGCATTGCGATGATGCTAAAACACAGCAAATAATGATGGATGAGGTTTTGAGGTCTGTTATCATGTTGGCTCAAGACCAATATGGGAATTACGTCGTACAG CATGTGCTGGAGCATGGCAAGCCACATGAACGTTCAgctatcataaataaattaactgGTCAGATTGTCCAAATGAGCCAGCAGAAATTTGCCTCCAATGTTATCGAAAAATGTTTAAGCTTTGGAACTCAAACAGAACGCCAGACACTTGTTAATGAGATGCTTGGTTCCACTGATGAAAATGAGCCCCTCCAG GTGATGATGAAAGATCAGTTTGCAAATTATGTTGTACAGAAAGTGTTGGAAACTTGTGATGACCAGCAACTTGAACTGATACTTAACCGAATAAAGGTCCATCTGAATGCTCTTAAGAAGTATACATATGGGAAGCATATAGTTGCGCGTGTGGAGAAACTTGTTGCAGCTGGAG AGAGGAGGATTAGCATTATGAATCCGCATCCTGCTCAGATGGCATAG
- the LOC108982660 gene encoding uncharacterized protein LOC108982660, with the protein MASSLEPMPITSQKHDPAWKHCQMFKNGERVQLKCIYCGKLFKGGGIHRIKEHLAGHKGNASTCIRVPPDVRVLMQESLDGVVVKKRRKQKIEETILNVNPISSEMDAVANHCEESTGLQLTAVLETPEPKSSLLVNLEGTSNRSGERRKRERGKNSLTNAAIADVGALTDSVALGSKRVNTLVHMAIGRFLFDIGAPLNAVNSVYFQPMIDAIASGGSAVLPPSYHDLRGWILKNSVEEMKNETEKYKATWARTGCSVLVDHCCTESGRNLLSFFVYCPEGTVFLRSEDVSDISKSSDALYELFRQVVEEVGVKNVLQVINNGEEQYTFAGRRLTDTFPTLYWTPCATCCIDLILEDFGNLEWINVVIEQARSISKFVYNHSLILNMVRRYTFGNDIIERGVTHSATNFAALKRMVDLKHNLQAMVTSQEWMDCPHSKKTEGLAMLDFLTSQSFWSSCILIVRLTYPLLRLLRIVNSEKRPAMGYVYAGMYRAKETIKKELLKREDYMVYWNIIDHRWEQHRQLPLHAAGFYLNPEFFYSVEGDMHNEILSGMFDCIERLVPDTKVQDKIIKEINSYKNAIGDFGRKMAIRARDSLLPAEWWSTYGGGCPNLARLAIRILSQTCSSISGKQNGIPVEQIYDTRNYLERQRLSDLVFVRHNLRLGQMVGMSKEHDYIDPISFDCIDVVEDWTTGKDISVDDYGSMDWTSVDPPSSSTTLLGSSNDEAEDLGAGFDDHEIFNRDKEVEENNDDIMVHH; encoded by the exons ATGGCTTCGAGTCTGGAACCAATGCCTATAACATCCCAAAAACACGACCCGGCATGGAAGCATTGTCAAATGTTTAAGAATGGGGAAAGGGTGCAGCTCAAATGTATATATTGTGGCAAACTGTTTAAGGGTGGCGGGATTCATAGGATCAAGGAACATCTGGCTGGTCATAAGGGTAATGCCTCTACTTGTATAAGAGTTCCACCTGATGTTCGGGTCTTAATGCAAGAGAGTTTAGATGGGGTTGTggtgaagaagaggaggaagcaGAAAATTGAGGAGACCATTTTGAATGTTAATCCAATTTCTAGTGAAATGGATGCTGTTGCTAATCACTGTGAAGAAAGTACCGGGCTTCAGTTGACTGCAGTTTTGGAGACACCTGAACCGAAGTCCAGTTTGTTAGTGAATCTGGAAGGAACAAGTAATAGGAGtggagagagaaggaagagggagagaggtaAGAATTCTTTGACAAATGCGGCAATTGCTGATGTTGGAGCTCTTACTGACAGTGTTGCATTAGGTTCAAAAAGGGTGAATACTCTTGTTCATATGGCAATAGGACGGTTTTTGTTTGATATAGGAGCACCTCTGAATGCTGTGAACTCGGTTTATTTCCAACCTATGATTGATGCAATTGCTTCGGGTGGATCTGCGGTTTTGCCACCCTCATATCATGATCTTCGGggttggattttgaaaaattcagttgaagaaatgaagaatgaGACTGAGAAGTACAAGGCAACATGGGCGAGGACAGGTTGTTCTGTTTTGGTCGACCATTGTTGCACAGAATCAGGTAGAAATTTGCTAAGTTTCTTTGTTTATTGTCCTGAAGGAACAGTGTTTTTGAGATCCGAGGATGTATCTGACATCTCAAAGTCATCGGATGCTTTGTATGAATTGTTCAGGCAGGTGGTGGAAGAAGTTGGAGTAAAAAATGTGCTGCAAGTTATAAATAACGGGGAAGAGCAATACACATTTGCCGGCAGGAGGCTGACTGATACTTTCCCTACTCTGTATTGGACTCCCTGTGCAACTTGTTGCATAGATTTGATACTTGAGGATTTCGGCAATCTTGAGTGGATAAATGTGGTAATTGAACAGGCTAGATCTATTTCGAAATTTGTATACAATCATAGcttgattctgaatatggtgaGAAGGTATACTTTTGGCAATGATATCATAGAACGGGGAGTCACTCACTCTGCTACAAACTTTGCCGCATTGAAACGAATGGTTGATCTTAAACACAATTTACAGGCAATGGTAACTTCACAGGAGTGGATGGACTGCCCACATTCAAAGAAAACTGAGGGCTTAGCAATGTTAGATTTTCTAACTAGTCAGTCATTTTGGTCCTCGTGCATTCTGATAGTCCGTTTAACATATCCTCTCTTGCGACTTCTGAGAATAGTTAATAGTGAGAAGAGACCTGCCATGGGATATGTTTATGCAGGAATGTATCgtgcaaaagaaacaattaagAAAGAACTTCTTAAAAGAGAGGATTATATGGTCTACTGGAATATTATAGATCACAGGTGGGAACAACATCGGCAGCTTCCTCTTCATGCTGCAGGCTTCTACCTTAACCCAGAGTTCTTTTATAGTGTTGAAGGGGACATGCACAATGAGATTCTGTCAGGGATGTTTGATTGCATAGAAAGATTGGTTCCAGATACGAAAGTTCAAGATAAAATAATCAAGGAGATAAACTCATACAAGAATGCTATTGGAGATTTTGGGAGGAAGATGGCAATTAGAGCTAGAGACTCTCTACTTCCGG CTGAGTGGTGGTCAACTTATGGAGGTGGTTGCCCGAACTTGGCACGTCTTGCCATTCGTATTCTCAGTCAAACTTGCAGTTCAATTAGTGGTAAGCAGAATGGTATTCCTGTCGAACAAATATATGACACAAGGAACTACCTAGAGCGTCAACGCCTTAGCGACCTTGTCTTTGTTCGTCACAACTTGCGACTTGGACAAAT GGTTGGTATGAGCAAAGAACACGATTATATTGACCCCATATCATTCGACTGCATTGATGTTGTTGAAGACTGGACCACGGGAAAGGACATCAGTGTGGATGACTATGGGAGCATGGATTGGACGTCAGTTGATCCACCTTCCAGCAGCACAACACTTTTAGGGTCTTCAAATGATGAAGCTGAAGACTTGGGTGCAG GGTTCGATGACCATGAGATTTTTAACAGAGACAAAGAAGTCGAGGAAAATAATGATGACATTATGGTGCACCATTAG
- the LOC108982661 gene encoding LOW QUALITY PROTEIN: L-type lectin-domain containing receptor kinase S.4-like (The sequence of the model RefSeq protein was modified relative to this genomic sequence to represent the inferred CDS: inserted 1 base in 1 codon), with amino-acid sequence MAERLVLLWVFSVLSIPARSVFDELFFNGFKGAASNMSLNGASGIQDNGILRLTNETQRVLGHAFYPLPIQFKNSTDGKALSFSTAFAFAIVPEYATLGGHGLAFAISPTKELLGTLPRQYLGLLNASEVGNFSNHIFAVEFDTVQDLEFEDINDNHVGIDIDSLVSNKSVPAAYFDGNNSLQELNLKSGQVIQAWIEYNSQNNRLDVKLSPSSVKPRSTLLSFEVDLSPFLQEFMYVGFSSSTGLLASSHFIMGWSLKMNGEAKTLKLDDLPSLPRPKENHKSLIIGVSVSLLMIFVIVLSFRLIRKIKNADVVEAWELDVGPHRFSYKELKKATRSFRDKELLGFGGFGRVYKGTLPSSNTQVAVKRISHESKQGLREFVSEIASIGRLRHRNLVQLLGWCRRRGDLLLVYDFMPNGSLDKYLFDEPKTILSWDQRFKIIKDVASGLLYLHEEWEQTVIHRDIKAGNVLLDSELNGRLGDFGLAKLYEHGSNPSTTKVVGTLGYLAPELTRTGKPTTSSDVFAFGALLLEVVCGRRPIEPKALPEELILVDWVWDNWRVGAILEVVDPRIGGEFDELEAVVVLKLGLMCSNNSPKARPTMRQVARYLEGEVALPESVEALDAYDEKKGGGELEDYVXTSSIFEKVSTRSSVNDDMDADIEAGSSASPLTSQQR; translated from the exons ATGGCTGAAAGGCTCGTGCTTTTATGGGTTTTCTCTGTTCTCTCAATTCCGGCAAGGTCTGTGTTTGACGAACTCTTCTTTAATGGGTTCAAAGGTGCAGCCAGCAACATGAGCTTGAATGGAGCTTCAGGAATCCAAGACAATGGCATACTTCGGCTAACAAACGAAACGCAGCGAGTACTGGGCCACGCGTTTTACCCACTTCCAATCCAATTCAAGAACTCCACGGATGGCAAAGCTCTGTCCTTCTCCACCGCCTTTGCTTTCGCCATAGTCCCCGAGTATGCTACTCTTGGTGGCCATGGCCTTGCCTTCGCAATATCCCCCACGAAAGAGCTTCTGGGGACTCTTCCAAGACAGTATCTTGGCCTACTCAACGCCAGCGAAGTTGGGAACTTCTCTAACCACATATTTGCGGTGGAGTTCGACACCGTCCAGGACTTGGAGTTTGAGGACATCAACGACAATCATGTTGGCATCGACATCGACAGCCTAGTATCAAACAAATCAGTTCCGGCCGCTTATTTCGATGGTAATAATTCCCTGCAAGAACTTAATTTGAAGAGTGGTCAGGTAATTCAGGCATGGATAGAATATAATTCCCAAAATAACCGATTAGATGTAAAGCTTTCACCTTCATCTGTGAAACCGAGATCGACACTTCTGTCCTTTGAAGTGGACCTATCTCCATTTCTTCAAGAATTCATGTACGTtggattttcttcttcaactggTTTGCTCGCTAGCTCGCACTTTATCATGGGCTGGAGCTTGAAGATGAATGGAGAAGCCAAAACTCTCAAATTAGATGATCTTCCTTCGCTCCCAAGGCCTAAAGAGAATCACAAGAGCCTAATCATTGGTGTTTCAGTTTCTTTACTGATGATCTTCGTGATTGTTTTGTCTTTTCGCCTCATTAGGAAAATCAAGAACGCTGATGTGGTTGAAGCCTGGGAGCTTGATGTTGGTCCACATAGATTTTCTTACAAGGAGCTCAAGAAAGCTACAAGAAGTTTCAGAGACAAAGAGCTACTTGGGTTTGGTGGTTTTGGTCGAGTTTACAAAGGAACTCTGCCATCTTCGAACACCCAAGTCGCTGTTAAGCGAATTTCGCATGAATCAAAGCAGGGTTTGCGAGAATTCGTGTCGGAGATTGCCAGTATTGGTCGTCTTCGTCATAGAAACTTGGTCCAGTTGTTAGGATGGTGTCGGCGGCGAGGCGATCTGTTACTCGTTTATGATTTCATGCCTAATGGAAGCTTGGACAAGTACCTCTTTGATGAGCCCAAAACAATTCTGAGCTGGGACCAGAGGTTCAAGATCATCAAAGACGTGGCTTCAGGGCTTTTATATTTACATGAAGAGTGGGAGCAAACTGTCATTCACAGGGACATCAAGGCTGGCaatgttttattggattctGAGCTAAATGGACGACTTGGAGACTTTGGTCTTGCTAAGTTATACGAGCACGGCTCCAATCCAAGCACCACCAAGGTGGTGGGCACGCTGGGTTATCTAGCCCCAGAGCTCACACGCACCGGCAAGCCAACTACCAGCTCGGATGTGTTTGCATTTGGTGCTTTGTTGCTTGAAGTGGTATGTGGTAGAAGACCCATCGAGCCTAAAGCGTTGCCTGAGGAGCTGATATTGGTGGATTGGGTATGGGACAACTGGAGAGTAGGAGCAATTCTTGAGGTTGTAGACCCAAGGATTGGGGGAGAGTTCGATGAGCTTGAGGCTGTTGTGGTTCTTAAACTAGGCTTAATGTGTTCCAACAATTCGCCAAAAGCACGCCCCACCATGAGGCAGGTGGCGAGGTACTTGGAAGGGGAGGTGGCCCTGCCCGAGTCTGTGGAAGCACTAGatgcatatgatgaaaaaaaaggTGGTGGTGAGCTTGAGGATTATG CAACATCGTCGATCTTTGAGAAAGTGAGCACACGGTCATCGGTCAACGATGATATGGATGCTGATATTGAAGCTGGTAGTTCGGCCTCACCTCTCACTTCCCAGCAGAGGTAA